In Plasmodium gaboni strain SY75 chromosome 11, whole genome shotgun sequence, the following proteins share a genomic window:
- a CDS encoding putative vacuolar membrane protein-related, with amino-acid sequence MVRIGKNKIKGSFVISKCFYTNNSKGWNKEYVYTKYRICMPSIDGVKYDDIYLSCPNRDDLYIYTKKVPIFLRYLKLITSLENRNNDFIMFKKKCENGLNVEKDIYLTKQELLDTMFINGYSEKEMNALDLSFCDNYYFHYPEISILFNLDEEDVYKYCLKKRSENPEKLIHLKYIKEKNLLSSYGLIFVFLYFGLNNFVLSNAWFLSKTLPFFSVFYMLGSYFYKDIQKYINKDKNLMIQENNKNKLLAEDIIYKQLKLFSKDTECIHYLINFKQYSNILLKKYIHTYLNIQKNKVVENLEKKLKEIYINEQNYKNSLQNILIDEIIKKLYQNINTDKNFSNSILNDSINNIKNIYKNDTLINYIKSQLQDIQKMDHNNHIVQNILQQYENKKQQYLSQYSINTQELNQIKNFIHKSKLHLNNLNHNEYNDLIHLFNKINNKFGFYVNHDTIPTLTSSHSEYQPFIQQINQLITHTNKEFQHKKIIAFLKEFQNI; translated from the coding sequence ATGGTTCGAATAGGgaagaataaaataaaaggCAGCTTTGTTATTAGCAAGTGTTTTTACACAAATAATAGTAAGGGTTGGAATAAAGAATACgtatatacaaaatatcGAATATGTATGCCAAGTATTGATGGTGtaaaatatgatgatatatatttatcatgTCCTAATAGAgatgatttatatatatatacaaaaaaagttcctatatttttaagatATCTTAAATTAATTACATCTTTAGAAAATCGAAATAAtgattttattatgtttaaaaaaaaatgtgaaAATGGTTTGAATGTAGAAAaagatatttatttaaCTAAACAAGAATTATTAGATACAATGTTTATAAATGGATATAGTGAGAAAGAAATGAATGCTTTAGATTTATCTTTTTgtgataattattattttcattacccagaaatatctatattatttaatttagatgaagaagatgtatataaatattgtttaaaaaaaagaagtGAGAATCCagaaaaattaatacatttaaaatatataaaagaaaaaaatttattatcatcttatggtttaatatttgtttttttatattttggattaaataattttgttttatcTAATGCTTGGTTTCTATCAAAAACACTACCATTTTTTTCagtattttatatgttaggttcttatttttataaagatatacaaaaatatataaataaagataaaaatttaatgattcaagaaaataataaaaataaattattagctgaagatattatatataaacaattaaaattattttcaaaagACACAGAATgtattcattatttaattaacTTTAAACAATAttctaatattttattaaaaaaatatatacacacatatttaaatatccaaaaaaataaagttGTTGAAAActtagaaaaaaaattaaaagaaatatatattaatgaacagaattataaaaattctctacaaaatattttaatagatgaaattattaaaaaattatatcaaaatattaatacagataaaaatttttcaaattctattttaaatgatagtattaataatattaaaaatatatataaaaatgatactttaataaattatattaaatcaCAATTACAAGACATACAAAAAATGGATCATAACAATCATATTGTTCAAAATATTCTACAAcaatatgaaaataaaaaacaacAATATTTATCACAATATTCTATAAATACACAGGAATTAAAtcaaattaaaaattttattcataaatCAAAACTTCAtcttaataatttaaatcataatgaatataatgatctcatacatttatttaataaaattaataataaatttgGATTCTATGTAAATCATGATACTATTCCAACATTAACGTCATCACACTCAGAATATCAACCTTTTATTCAACAAATAAATCAACTTATAACACATACCAATAAAGAATTTCaacacaaaaaaataattgCCTTCTTAAAGGAGTTccaaaatatttaa
- a CDS encoding hypothetical protein (conserved Plasmodium protein, unknown function), whose translation MVLQTIKFIVLRPRGIPQNLEVEINCSDYVRNIKNKLFQEDRSKGLNVRFIYMGKILDDKKKLEDYLNFYNQDILMNNKITNIFNENKKRYSTKKMLNDIMNTNANTTSKESVAITIHVKITESFSSSRNDTFDGKNINTSLARLSLIMFVSLLWIYRYNYAHIFPVFSTVVLFIFTIFIATIIFHNYIILIVNVLIQIIITLYQIFKHSFKKIYEHIKKKIQKYYKNKKGTQKIK comes from the exons atGGTTTTACAAACTATCAAGTTTATTGTGTTACGTCCAAGGGGCATACCTCAAAATTTGG aagTGGAAATAAATTGTAGTGATTATGTAaggaatataaaaaataaattatttcaAGAAGATAGAAGCAAAG GCTTAAATGTGCgatttatttatatggGCAAAATATTAGatgacaaaaaaaaactaGAGGACTActtaaatttttataatcaggatattttaatgaacaataaaattacaaatatatttaatgaaaataaaaaaagatattctacaaaaaaaatgcTAAATGATATTATGAATACAAATGCAAATACAACATCCAAAGAAAGTGTAGCAATAACGATACATGTAAAAATCACAGAAAGTTTTTCGTCTTCAAGAAATG ATACCTTTGACGGTAAAAATATCAATACGTCTTTGGCTCGACTAAGTCTAATAATGTTCGTTTCTCTTTTATGGATTTACAGATATAATTATGCACATATATTTCCAGTATTTTCAACTGTAgtcttatttatttttacaatttttattgctacaattatatttcacaactatataatattaattgtTAACGTCttaatacaaataataataaccCTATATCAAATATTCAAACACTCCTTTAAAAAAATCTATGAACATATTAAGAAGAAGATACAAAagtattataaaaataaaaaaggaacccaaaaaattaaatag
- a CDS encoding putative kelch protein, which yields MTTNKFLLLKKEDSYLSKITHETVIFGENLYKIFSKTLTSSSTETFNRKSNEKLDSISFCSELLPFYCKSEVIHKGDIFNVRFGHSCFIDKHIIYIYGGNQDIKSYNTKLIQFNLLNNVFKNLDEKNPPKPRYFATLNLIHSTEKKEDCLFLYGGKRGSYITNDTYLYCIKDNTWEHIKVKFSPPPVFGHVCFKYKNIIFIHGGNMGNSKVNSDIWGYFEEEKKWVKIMSKDEYYNKSSNKPSGRFFHSCSVCLSNQGNDINVYIFGGINDQNKCVQDLFWCYSLNNGKWTQIKNSVGKIPIERYGHSSTVLNDRWFLLCGGYNLSWYQKSNLLDIYAYDIILNTWSCLNVYGMLLVTHHFYGNIIQVDDSGYFFIFGGLRNNEASSKIYKFTPLLPSYYFKVLKNKIDDINDKVYYLENNPRRTVNPIFSKEIGDIKYALSAISFTIVRYVQLINDINEKIKISNELVKRNYSSILERMESNRKFYDELNSRIDVLDNSIMNKTSKINENNNNGDIVKNEEINKSEQIGKNDEIIKNDEIIKKDEIIKNDETIKNEEIIKNDEIIKNDENNKNIDTNKNDDKNEKQEESITNDDLSNKQQNVIN from the exons atgacaaCTAACAAGTTTttacttttaaaaaaagaagattCTTATTTATCCAAGATCACCCACGAAACAGTAATATTTGGTGAGAATTTATATAAGATTTTTTCAAAGACCCTTACTAGTAGTAGTACAGAAACATTCAATAGAAAATCTAATGAAAAGTTGGATTCGATTTCTTTTTGTTCAGAATTATTACCTTTTTATTGTAAATCCGAAGTAATACATAAAGGCGACATCTTTAATGTTCGTTTTGGTCACTCATGTTTTATAGATAAgcatataatttatatttatggGGGAAATCAGGATATTAAATCATATAACACCAAATTAATACAGTTTAACCtat tgaataatgtttttaaaaaccTGGATGAAAAGAACCCTCCTAAACCACGCTATTTTGCAACATTAAATTTAATTCACTCAActgaaaaaaaagaagattGTTTATTTCTTTATGGAGGTAAAAGAGGATCATATATTACCAACGACACTTATCTTTATTGTATAAAGGATAATACATGGGAGCATATTAAGGTAAAATTCTCTCCCCCCCCAGTTTTTGGTCATGTCtgttttaaatataaaaatattatatttatacatggag GAAATATGGGTAATTCAAAGGTTAATAGCGATATATGGGGTTATTTTGAAGAGGAAAAGAAATGGGTAAAAATTATGAGCAAAgatgaatattataataaaagtagTAATAAACCAAGTGGTCGATTTTTTCATTCATGTTCAGTTTGTCTATCAAACCAAGGCAACGATATAAACGTATATATTTTTGGAGGGATAAATGATCAAAATAAATGTGTGCAAGATCTTTTTTGGTGTTATTCATTAAATAATGGAAAATGGACTCAAATCAAAAATTCTGTAGGAAAAATACCCATCGAAAGATATGGG CATAGCTCTACCGTACTAAACGACAGATGGTTTTTATTATGTGGAGGTTATAACTTATCTTGGTATCAAAAATCAAATCTCTTGG ataTATATGCCTATGATATCATTTTAAACACGTGGTCATGCTTAAACGTATACGGAATGCTTCTTGTGACTCACCACTTTTATGGAAATATAATTCAAGTTGACGACAGTGGTTactttttcatttttgGAGGTTTGAGAAATAATGAAGCCTCTTccaaaatatataaattcaCCCCCTTGTTACCCTCATACTACTttaa agttttgaaaaataaaatagacGACATAAACGACAAAGTATACTATTTAGAGAACAATCCAAGACGCACAGTGAATCCTATATTCAGCAAAGAAATAGgtgatataaaatatgcCTTAAGCGCAATTTCTTTTACCATTGTTCGATATGTGCAActaataaatgatataaatgaaaaaataaaaatttcaAACGAACTTGTCAAGCGAAATTATTCATCTATATTGGAAAGAATGGAATCTAACAGAAAGTTTTATGATGAATTAAACAGCAGAATTGATGTTCTTGATAATTCAATTATGAACAAAACATCCAAAATAAAtgagaataataataatggGGATATTGTGAAAAATGAGGAGATAAATAAAAGTGAACAAATTGGAAAAAATGAcgaaattataaaaaatgatgagattataaaaaaggacgagattataaaaaatgacgaaactattaaaaatgaggagattataaaaaatgacgagattataaaaaatgacgaaaataacaaaaatatagacactaataaaaatgatgataaaaacGAAAAACAAGAAGAAAGCATCACCAATGATGACCTTTCAAATAAACAACAAAATGTAATcaattaa
- a CDS encoding putative mitochondrial import inner membrane translocase subunit TIM44 yields MKKNIFNNVFINIKFQKNLKYNKFISSKCIQNIYITNKWNSTSCVYNQSLCTPTQLISTRKKFSTFMRNVIEQVKKDMKENKQYQEALKELKEKTEIDDKRIRLKKRIEENIDFFQKIKEKNVEAVKILYNDVNNFVTYCFTKYYALKLSKNLCIQFFITLKNVFIKSTNKFTELSEKWDENSAFVKLDKWRQDMAIKRYKKEKEKENQHNNNIDEENDNCILDNNNEQSDNIININKKKKKKRRYTNIMEENNETENDNSQNYELILAQESAWDKFGSKLKDMPFLNNFFENPILGKLFGETELAAALREMKMIDKNFKLSELMYLFEYVISKHIVESYLIGDEETLRLHCGSSAFNSLNASITERKKKKVFLDTNVLIYKNHELKGAQRMEESSPWFIFTFHTQQINCLKNKNDEIIEGKIDDIREVVYTIALSKHPEPEKEGLLYPYIVREFAIIGNTPSW; encoded by the exons ATGAAgaaaaacatatttaataatgtatttataaatataaaatttcaaaaaaatttaaaatataataaatttatatcttcaaaatgtatacaaaatatttatatcacAAATAAATGGAATTCTACATCATGTGTATACAATCAATCTTTATGTACTCCCACTCAATTAATAAGTACTAGAAAAAAATTCTCAACCTTTATGAGGAATGTTATAGAGCAG GTTAAAAAAGACATGAAGGAAAATAAACAATACCAAGAAGCTCTAAAAGAActtaaagaaaaaacagAGATAGACGACAAAAGAATAAGATTAAAAAAACGAattgaagaaaatatagatttttttcaaaaaataaaagagaaaaatGTAGAAGctgtaaaaatattatacaacGATGTGAATAATTTTGTTACATATTGTTTTACTAAATATTATGCTTTAAAATTAAGCAAAAATTTATGTattcaattttttattacattgAAAAATGTGTTCATAAAATCAACAAATAAATTTACAGAATTGTCAGAAAAGTGGGATGAAAATAGCGCCTTTGTTAAATTAGATAAATGGCGTCAAGATATGGCtataaaaagatataaaaaagaaaaagaaaaagaaaatcagcataataataatatcgatgaagaaaatgataattgtatattggataataataatgaacaaagtgataatataattaatataaataaaaaaaaaaaaaaaaaacgtaggtacacaaatataatggaagaaaataatgaaacAGAAAATGATAACTCACAAAATTATGAACTTATTTTAGCTCAAGAATCAGCATGGGATAAATTTGGAAGcaaattaaaagatatgccatttttaaataatttttttgaaaacCCTATTTTAGGGAAATTATTTGGTGAAACCGAACTAGCTGCAGCTTTAAGagaaatgaaaatgatCGATAAAAATTTCAAACTCTCAGAActtatgtatttatttgaatatgTTATATCAAAACATATTGTTGAATCATATTTAATAGGAGATGAAGAAACCTTAAGGTTACATTGCGGTTCATCAGCttttaattctttaaatGCAAGCATTAcagaaagaaaaaaaaaaaaagtcTTTCTTGATACAAATGttcttatttataaaaatcatGAACTTAAAGGAGCACAAAGAATGGAAGAAAGCTCACCTTGgtttatatttacttttCACACACAACAAATCAACTGcctaaaaaataaaaatgatgaaattATTGAAGGGAAAATTGATGATATAAGAGAAGTTGTCTATACTATAGCCTTGTCAAAACATCCAGAGCCAGAAAAAGAGGGATTGTTATATCCATATATTGTAAGAGAGTTTGCAATTATTGGAAACACTCCATCATGgtaa
- a CDS encoding DNA-directed RNA polymerase has translation MFVCKKCSSYVIKKIFHTFVGDDKYKLVFLKKGGDAYKNIFLFHKGYISTNVRSEKKERTKKNKNDVDIKKVFVGTHSESNIQDENKTTGNDNKNMEIYNICNNNNNIRSYNNIKEFTDINIFNSNNKSLPIKDNINNMIDDNYDXXXXXXXXNIQDENKTTGNDNKNMEIYNICNNNNNIRSYNKIKEFTDINIFNSNNKSLPIKDNINNMINDNYDNEQKKKKKKEEEEEEEYINSSSVKNDLYNLQCNNNINNNNDTLIIDKNKLDEQVIKELSNLIISIKKIDKEEKENIIKYINTLNKKYLKNINKNIIVFFENLDIYMSVNGLLICDIGGEEIFNYINKITLSSNNMDNIKKQTNVLTEKNNVNTNETFLNIDDMSKEDNININNMFNINYIKEKKKKIYGDNIYPIVIKSEEKEVVTKKNDYNNINISNDNNNNNNNSSSNNSSSNISDDYNMSNCKNDLEEKRKSHQSNYSRIPNLHFASNVEKEKNIINIRRQMLIERSSYKKAIEEAEEFVSNLHDLKKITEIQGLCKIYLNWISELEKRIILYKEKNKNKKKKNVFPDGIDDKLLATITVKWTIQYTFNPLKKKYSNNVTTQSKYFEHEYSYQSLFTHIAIKIGEEINNELNFQLLEKKNLLYNYMKKNKNKSSFSHFQKYRIISQMKQKIGKGDQLRQQSVLGGKKESSVCNYVGMDRDGIYEDDIYKDDIYKDDIHKDDIHKDDIHNDDIHKNNIHKNNIHMCDEYYRLMNNPTHIKNDDDNIIQWNSVKKATIGGLLLNMLIENAKMDVDINVAKNEFKNEYKYYLFLHKTAKNNADELYEECKYKKELNYQKFYEDESNTLKFIILDKYKKTNCYDNSFKKNKSQKKKSTYNYSANGKNGDKIFMPSKEHIGGCSYVGEPPNVEEPPNVEDPPNVEEPPNVEDPLNVEDPLNVDTPDQPHISDNKKQSSFCQKQRAKLMKKEIILYRSKRDRNKIELPVFIHSYVWKNNNWYGVIHMRECCANYLLDNAINSHIPLNYLPMICKPRRWSNNEGGMLLLKNNFIRCNIKPLFNLNVCNLNRIKNIVSEIGNVGWKINKEILYYIEYAYIHGITIGKIPLYKNYSLPKKYINLKEQNNEEIKKYFLLKEEINRLNKCLISERPTFLQKLAVAKTLKDNEVIYFPHNIDFRGRMYPLSPHLHHMSDDICRSLITFAEQKEIGHKGLFWLKIHLANTFGKDKLSFQKRIQWVDQNINNIKKLTQQPFDNIEFWNMAEKPWQALAVAIDLKNALESDNVFKYKSSIPIQQDGTCNGLQHYAALGKDKYGGQAVNIIPSDEPQDIYSVVLDIVINKIKNDLLNIPSDHNNNIISFNMNQNIKTNNKYNINSNNSSSCSSSSYSSSRCSNYSNSNNNSNLNKNELASYCFKFDLLKRKVVKQTIMTICYGVTSIGAKNQVKGKIQTMIGKELDKNTINKLSQYIANYIFESISEIFKRAMIIKKWFNNLSKVTNELNIPITWISPIGLPCEQPYRLGNRILVNTPLQSISVISYKNSQLHKNKQRLGFPPNFVHSLDASHLMMTAEKMVIQNNFSFAAVHDSYWAHACNVDIMNQFIRESFITLYNEPILENIYNNFRIRLGKFATKIPSSPEQGELDISLVKDSLYFFS, from the coding sequence ATGTTTGTATGTAAAAAATGTTCGAGTTACGTTATTAAGAAGATTTTCCACACGTTTGTAGGTGACGACAAATATAAACTTgtgtttttaaaaaaaggaGGAGATGCTTATAAGAATATCTTTCTCTTTCATAAAGGATATATAAGTACCAATGTAAGaagtgaaaaaaaagaaagaacaaaaaaaaataaaaatgatgtggatataaaaaaagtgtTTGTGGGTACCCACAGTGAGTCAAATATAcaagatgaaaataaaacaacaggaaatgataataagaacatggaaatatataacatatgtaataataataataatattaggagttataataatataaaagaatttacagatattaatatttttaatagtaataataaaagcTTACCTATcaaagataatataaataatatgattgatgataattatgataNNNNNNNNNNNNNNNNNNNNNCAAATATAcaagatgaaaataaaacaacaggaaatgataataagaacatggaaatatataacatatgtaataataataataatattaggagttataataaaataaaagaatttacagatattaatatttttaatagtaataataaaagcTTACCTATcaaagataatataaataatatgattaatgataattatgataatgaacagaaaaaaaaaaaaaaaaaagaagaagaagaagaagaagaatatattaatagttCGAGCGTCAAAAATGATTTATACAATTTGcaatgtaataataatattaataataataatgacacacttattattgataaaaacaaattagATGAACAAGTCATAAAAGAATTATctaatttaataatttctattaaaaaaatagataaagaagaaaaagagaatataataaaatatataaatacattaaataaaaaatatttaaaaaatattaataagaatataattgtattttttgaaaatctagatatatatatgtcaGTGAATGGGTTGTTAATATGTGATATAGGTGGGgaagaaatatttaattacatcaataaaattacattatcatcaaataatatggataatataaaaaaacaaacaaatGTTCTTACAGAGAAGAATAATGTAAATACAAATGAAACGTTTTTGAATATAGATGATATGTCCAAAGAAGacaatattaatataaataatatgtttaatataaattatataaaggaaaaaaaaaaaaaaatttacggagataatatatatccaaTAGTTATTAAATCTGAAGAAAAAGAAGTTGTAACAAAAAAgaatgattataataatataaacataagtaatgacaacaacaacaataataataatagtagtagtaataatagtagtagtaatatttctgatgattataatatgtCCAATTGTAAAAACGATTTAGAagaaaaaaggaaaagTCATCAATCTAATTATTCGAGAATTCCAAATCTTCATTTTGCATCCAATgtagaaaaagaaaaaaatatcatcAACATTAGAAGACAGATGTTAATTGAAAGATcttcttataaaaaagcCATAGAAGAAGCAGAAGAATTTGTTTCGAATTTACatgatttaaaaaaaattacagAAATTCAAGGACTgtgtaaaatatatttaaattgGATTAGTGAATTAGAAAAACgtattattttgtataaagaaaaaaataaaaataaaaaaaaaaaaaatgtttttcCAGATGGTATCGATGATAAATTATTAGCTACAATTACAGTCAAATGGACCATTCAATATACTTTTAAtcctttaaaaaaaaaatattcaaataatgTTACTACACAATCCAAATATTTCGAACACGAATATTCTTATCAATCTTTATTTACACATATAGCCATAAAAATAGGAGAAGAAATAAACAATGAACTCAATTTTCAATTActagaaaaaaaaaatcttctttataattatatgaagaaaaataaaaataaatcatcCTTTTCTCATTTTCAAAAGTATAGGATAATAAGTCAAATGAAGCAGAAAATTGGGAAGGGGGATCAGTTGAGACAACAAAGTGTTCTTGGGGGTAAAAAGGAAAGTAGTGTTTGTAATTATGTTGGCATGGATAGGGATGGCATATATGAGGATGACATATATAAGGATGACATATATAAGGATGACATTCATAAGGATGACATTCATAAGGATGACATTCATAATGATGACATTCATAAGAATAACATTCATAAGAATAACATTCATATGTGTGATGAATATTACCGACTTATGAATAACCCtacacatataaaaaacgatgatgataatataattcaaTGGAATTCTGTCAAGAAGGCAACAATAGGAGGACTATTATTAAACATGCTTATTGAGAATGCCAAAATGGATGTTGATATTAATGTAGctaaaaatgaatttaaaaatgaatataaatattatttatttttacataaGACAGCCAAAAATAATGCTGATGAATTATATGAAgaatgtaaatataaaaaagaattaaattatcaaaaattttatgaaGATGAATCGAATAcattaaaatttattattcttgataaatataaaaagacTAATTGTTATgataattcttttaaaaaaaataaatcacaaaaaaaaaaaagtacatataattattctGCAAATGGTAAAAATGGGGACAAAATTTTTATGCCTTCTAAGGAGCATATTGGTGGGTGCTCATATGTGGGGGAACCTCCTAATGTGGAAGAACCTCCTAATGTGGAAGACCCTCCTAATGTGGAAGAACCTCCTAATGTGGAAGACCCTCTTAATGTGGAAGACCCTCTTAATGTGGACACACCAGACCAACCTCACATTTCAGacaataaaaaacaaaGTAGCTTTTGCCAGAAGCAAAGAGCaaaattaatgaaaaaagaaattattttatatcgATCCAAGAGGGATAGAAACAAAATTGAGTTACCTGTATTTATTCATTCATATGTATggaaaaataataattggTATGGTGTCATACATATGCGTGAGTGTTGTGcaaattatttattagATAATGCAATAAATTCTCATATTCctttaaattatttacCTATGATATGTAAACCAAGGAGGTGGTCAAATAATGAGGGAGGGatgttattattaaaaaataattttattcGTTGTAATATCAAAccattatttaatttaaatgtttgtaatttaaatagaataaaaaatattgtatCAGAAATAGGTAATGTGGGATGGaaaattaataaagaaattttgtattatatagaatatGCATATATTCATGGTATAACAATAGGAAAAATCCCCctttataaaaattatagcttaccaaaaaaatatattaatttaaaagaacaaaataatgaagaaataaaaaaatattttttattaaaagaagaaattaATAGATTAAATAAATGTTTAATAAGTGAAAGACCTACATTCTTACAAAAATTAGCTGTAGCAAAAACTTTAAAAGATAATGAAGTTATCTATTTTCCTCATAATATAGATTTTAGAGGAAGGATGTATCCATTATCACCACATCTACATCATATGAGTGATGATATATGTAGAAGTCTAATCACATTTGCAGaacaaaaagaaatagGTCATAAAGGATTATTCTGGTTAAAAATACATCTTGCAAATACATTTGGAAAAGATAAATTAAGCTTTCAAAAAAGAATTCAATGGGTTGatcaaaatattaataatattaaaaaattaactCAACAACCATTTGATAATATCGAATTCTGGAATATGGCTGAAAAACCATGGCAAGCATTAGCTGTAGCAATAGATCTCAAAAATGCACTAGAATCTGATAatgtttttaaatataaaagtagTATACCAATTCAACAAGATGGCACTTGTAACGGCTTACAACATTATGCAGCCCTAGGAAAAGATAAATACGGTGGACAAGCAGTAAATATAATCCCTTCAGATGAACCACAAGATATTTATTCCGTAGTTTTAGATATAGtcataaataaaattaaaaatgatttGCTAAATATACCAAGtgatcataataataatattatatccTTCAATATgaatcaaaatataaaaacaaacaaTAAATACAACATCAACAGTAATAATAGTAGTAGTTGTAGTAGTAGTAGTTATAGTAGTAGTCGTTGTAGTAATTACTctaatagtaataataacTCTAATCTTAATAAAAACGAATTAGCTAGCTATTGCTTCAAATTTGatcttttaaaaagaaaagtCGTTAAACAAACCATTATGACCATATGTTATGGTGTAACATCTATAGGGGCAAAAAATCAAGTCAAAGGAAAAATTCAAACAATGATAGGAAAAGAACtagataaaaatacaattaATAAATTGTCACAATATATTGctaattatatatttgaatcTATAAgtgaaatatttaaaaggGCTATGATCATCAAAAAATGGTTTAATAATTTGTCCAAAGTTACtaatgaattaaatatacCTATCACATGGATATCACCCATAGGATTACCATGTGAACAACCATACAGATTAGGTAATAGAATTCTAGTCAATACACCTTTACAATCAATTAGTgttatatcatataaaaatagtcaattacataaaaacaaacaaaGGTTAGGCTTCCCACCTAATTTTGTTCATTCACTAGATGCATCACATCTCATGATGACAGCAGAAAAAATGGtaattcaaaataattttagCTTTGCTGCGGTACATGATTCTTATTGGGCTCATGCATGTAATGTAGATATTATGAACCAGTTTATAAGAGAATCATTTATAACATTGTATAATGAACCTATTctagaaaatatatataacaacTTTAGAATCAGGTTGGGTAAATTCGCTACTAAAATACCATCATCCCCTGAACAGGGTGAATTGGATATTTCCCTTGTAAAGGATAGTCTTTACTTTTTTAGCTGA